In one Arachis duranensis cultivar V14167 chromosome 9, aradu.V14167.gnm2.J7QH, whole genome shotgun sequence genomic region, the following are encoded:
- the LOC107465614 gene encoding probable rRNA-processing protein EBP2 homolog — MKEHLVNDDTTIGGVAEDLNEEMSASESESDEDVKLTEPSKTAVYNRDALLDKLGDISWPENVGWIHTLSIDIDQEQEVDVNDDLTRELAFYNQAFEGTKQAYQKLQSMGLPFLRPPDYYAEMVKTDNHMQKVKGRVLAEKRKMEEAEERRKAREAKRLAKEIQAQKMKERAKQKKQDIESVKKWRKQRQQSGFADNSNDADSGFDFEDGKSFERSKGKRPGVSPGDRSGGKGKQAFGKGKTQKKREFRNSKFGFGGRKGMKKQNTADTTYDVKGFNKGEGKGNKKRKR; from the coding sequence ATGAAGGAGCATTTGGTAAATGATGATACCACCATTGGTGGTGTAGCTGAAGATCTTAACGAGGAAATGTCTGCATCAGAATCAGAATCTGACGAAGATGTGAAATTAACTGAACCGTCGAAAACTGCAGTTTATAATAGAGATGCTCTGTTGGATAAACTTGGAGATATCAGTTGGCCAGAGAACGTGGGATGGATTCACACACTCTCCATTGATATTGATCAAGAGCAAGAAGTAGATGTCAATGATGACTTAACACGTGAGCTTGCATTTTACAACCAGGCATTTGAGGGAACAAAGCAGGCATATCAGAAACTCCAGTCAATGGGTCTCCCTTTTCTGAGGCCTCCAGATTATTACGCTGAAATGGTGAAGACTGATAACCACATGCAAAAGGTGAAAGGACGTGTACTGGCAGAGAAGCGGAAGATGGAAGAGGCCGAAGAGAGAAGAAAGGCTAGGGAGGCCAAGAGGTTGGCGAAAGAGATTCAAGCCCAGAAGATGAAAGAACGGGCCAAGCAGAAAAAGCAGGACATTGAATCTGTTAAGAAATGGAGGAAACAAAGGCAACAGAGTGGGTTTGCTGACAATAGCAATGATGCGGATTCGGGTTTTGACTTTGAGGATGGGAAGTCATTTGAGAGGTCAAAGGGCAAAAGGCCAGGAGTGTCTCCGGGTGATCGGTCAGGAGGGAAGGGGAAGCAAGCCTTTGGAAAAGGAAAGACACAAAAGAAAAGGGAATTTAGGAATTCCAAATTCGGTTTTGGAGGCAGGAAGGGAATGAAGAAGCAGAACACCGCTGACACGACTTATGATGTTAAGGGATTCAACAAGGGCGAAGGCAAaggaaataagaagagaaagaggTAA
- the LOC107465615 gene encoding proteasome subunit beta type-4, with the protein MASNSDSVSDTQRSLYPYVTGTSVVALKYKNGILMAADMGGSYGSTLRYKSIDRLKPIGKHSLLGASGEISDFQEILRYLDELILYDNMWDDGNSLGPKEVHNYLTRVMYNRRNKFNPLWNALVLGGVKNGQKYLGMVNMIGINFEDNHVATGLGNHLARPILRDEWHENLTFEEGVKLLEKCMRVLLYRDRSAVNKIQISKITEEGATLFSPFSLKTCWEFSAFKNPTVGAEGSW; encoded by the exons ATGGCCTCTAACTCGGACTCAGTCTCTGATACACAGCGATCTCT GTATCCCTATGTAACTGGAACCTCTGTGGTTGCTCTCAAATACAAAAATGGGATTCTTATGGCTGCTGACATGGGAG GTTCATATGGCTCTACCTTACGGTACAAAAGTATTGATCGTTTGAAGCCTATTGGGAAACATTCTCTTCTTGGTGCTAGTGGGGAAATAAGTGACTTTCAGGAGATTCTACGCTACCTTGATGAGCTTAT CCTTTATGACAACATGTGGGATGACGGAAACTCCCTGGGACCTAAGGAAGTGCATAACTATTTAACTCGTGTGATGTATAATAGACGTAACAAGTTCAACCCATTGTGGAATGCACTTGTACTGGGTGGTGTGAAAAATGGGCAGAAGTACCTTGGCATG GTCAACATGATTGGCATTAATTTTGAAGACAATCATGTAGCCACAGGGCTTGGGAATCATCTTGCAAGGCCAATTCTACGTGATGAATGGCATGAAAATTTAACCTTTGAAGAGGGAGTCAAGCTATTGGAGAAGTGTATGCGTGTGCTCTTATATCGTGATAGGTCTGCTGTCAACAAGATTCAG ATATCCAAAATTACTGAAGAAGGTGCTACCCTCTTCTCACCATTCTCATTGAAGACTTGCTGGGAATTCTCTGCCTTCAAGAATCCAACTGTCGGTGCTGAAGGTTCATGGTAG